In one window of Terriglobus sp. RCC_193 DNA:
- a CDS encoding beta-ketoacyl-ACP synthase III, with the protein MSLELKSRSAVRAKISSVGTYVPERILTNADLEKMVETNDQWILERTGIRERHMAAKGQATSDLAVEAAKDCLAKRGIDPSEVDCIIVGTVTPDMLFPATACLVQAKLGATKAWGFDLSAACSAFTYSLQVGAKFIESGTHKKVLVIGADTMSSIVDYTDRSTCILFGDGAGCVLLEPCEEGEVGLIDFHHEVDGTGGTALQMPAGGSLKPSSHETVDAREHFIRQDGQTVYKFAVRKMMEASETVLAQNGVAGTEIAAFIPHQANKRIILATAERLGMPLERVVINIDRYGNTTGGTIPLAMGTALEEGRLKKGDLVLLASVGAGFTVGATLLRWEF; encoded by the coding sequence TTGAGTTTGGAGTTAAAGTCGCGGTCTGCAGTCCGCGCAAAAATTTCGTCGGTGGGAACGTACGTTCCGGAACGCATTTTGACCAACGCCGACCTGGAAAAGATGGTCGAGACCAACGACCAATGGATTCTGGAACGGACTGGCATCCGCGAACGTCACATGGCCGCAAAAGGGCAGGCGACCAGCGATCTGGCTGTTGAGGCCGCGAAGGATTGCCTGGCGAAGCGCGGTATAGACCCCAGCGAAGTGGACTGCATCATCGTGGGAACCGTGACGCCAGACATGCTGTTCCCGGCGACCGCCTGCCTGGTGCAGGCGAAGCTGGGTGCCACAAAGGCATGGGGATTTGACCTGAGCGCGGCGTGCTCGGCCTTTACGTATTCGCTGCAGGTGGGCGCGAAATTTATCGAGAGCGGCACGCACAAGAAGGTGCTGGTCATCGGCGCGGACACGATGAGTTCCATCGTGGATTACACGGATCGTTCCACGTGCATTCTGTTTGGCGACGGCGCGGGATGCGTTCTGCTGGAGCCGTGTGAAGAAGGCGAAGTGGGCCTCATTGACTTCCATCATGAAGTGGATGGAACGGGCGGAACGGCATTGCAGATGCCCGCAGGTGGCAGCCTCAAGCCATCCAGCCACGAGACGGTGGATGCACGCGAACATTTCATCCGGCAGGACGGACAGACGGTGTACAAGTTCGCCGTACGCAAGATGATGGAAGCCAGCGAAACCGTGCTTGCGCAGAATGGCGTGGCCGGTACGGAGATCGCCGCATTCATTCCGCACCAGGCGAACAAGCGCATTATCCTGGCCACGGCAGAGCGTCTGGGCATGCCGCTGGAGCGCGTTGTTATCAACATTGATCGCTACGGCAACACGACCGGCGGAACGATTCCGCTGGCTATGGGAACGGCTCTGGAAGAAGGACGCCTGAAGAAGGGCGACCTGGTTCTGCTGGCATCGGTGGGTGCCGGGTTTACCGTAGGCGCAACGCTGCTCCGCTGGGAGTTCTAG